Proteins encoded in a region of the Neodiprion virginianus isolate iyNeoVirg1 chromosome 2, iyNeoVirg1.1, whole genome shotgun sequence genome:
- the LOC124296992 gene encoding uncharacterized protein LOC124296992 yields the protein MSSERIVGDNHDRRSRSAQNDRSSVASGPLPYSLNRLNKNTPRSASHGSLYDNNSDIYVTSAAYKAPSEISQGSRYSLAPSAKVGHEVPSSYGYPPSGRSGISTTKTRTSRKGGLVMETMSAPNPFCPNTKGICCLMLLLNLGLILVTLGFVIVLQFFEPLFVWILGIVFLVFGFLTLLGSLLYCVHVFRDARHPKDINQEDLYWSWHWQRRINSPPEIHYRADDKYQDDEYSDRLSKYSGKMSDKHSQRY from the exons ATGTCATCCGAAAGAATTGTAGGCGATAATCACGACCGGAGATCACGGAGTGCGCAAAATGATCGGAGCTCCGTTGCTTCGGGACCTTTGCCGTATTCCCTGAACCgattgaacaaaaacactccacGAAGTGCCTCCCATGGTAGTCTGTATGACAACAATTCAGATATTTACGTAACAAGTGCCGCCTACAAAGCACCCTCCGAGATAAG TCAAGGGTCGCGGTACAGTTTAGCGCCCAGTGCAAAGGTTGGTCACGAGGTACCTAGTAGCTACGGATATCCTCCATCTGGGAGATCCGGAATATCCACAACCAAAACACGCACCTCGCGAAAAGGAGGCTTAGTCATGGAAACCATGTCCGCACCAAATCCCTTCTGCCCCAATACCAAAGGCATCTGTTGCCTGATGTTGCTTTTAAACCTTGGTCTGATTCTCGTTACTCTGGGTTTCGTAATTGTGCTTCAATTCTTCGAGCCGTTATTCGTATG GATTCTCGGGATAGTTTTCTTAGTCTTTGGATTTCTCACACTCCTTGGTAGCCTACTCTACTGTGTTCATGTCTTTCGAGATGCAAGGCATCCAAAGGATATTAACCAAGAGGACTTGTACTGGTCGTGGCACTGGCAAAGGCGGATTAATTCGCCTCCAGAGATACACTATAGGGCAGACGATAAATATCAGGATGACGAATACAGTGATAGATTAAGCAAATATTCCGGAAAAATGTCTGACAAGCACAGTCAACGGTATTGA
- the LOC124296989 gene encoding activating transcription factor of chaperone isoform X2 produces the protein MATLYFREPSADWLEEKTDLPIFEELSPLDYGISQPILPSGTIKLQTQLQQQETTRTLLQEFESVLGDVEACYQAPVTALTPPQSPPAKFYNTTNSKILISLSPTFQTQGVSVVKPEDQFQEIPSLPSVAPLSQWGAENISLEPLGDVASELAAVDEIVRSCAKNISPSSLSTSSDTSCVSFEEDSNDDPLWTPEATPSTTSTPVVSKNRYRKPYSRPPSDDRKVRKKEQNKNAATRYRQKKKQEIKEIVGEVQELTNYNEKLQGQVGDLQREIRCLKGLMRDLFKAKGLMK, from the exons ATGGCTACCTTGTACTTCCGTG AACCCTCTGCTGACTGGCTTGAAGAGAAAACTGATCTACCAATATTCGAAGAACTATCACCTTTGGACTATGGGATCAGCCAGCCCATCCTACCATCAGGTACAATAAAGTTGCAAACGCAGTTGCAGCAACAAGAAACAACTCGGACCCTACTACAGGAATTTGAAAGTGTACTGGGTGATGTAGAGGCCTGTTACCAAGCTCCTGTCACGGCATTGACTCCACCACAGTCACCTCCTGCTAAATTCTACAACACAACAAATTCCAAAATACTGATATCTCTATCACCAACTTTTCAAACTCAGGGCGTTTCTGTGGTCAAACCCGAGGAccaatttcaagaaattccATCCTTACCCAGTGTCGCCCCATTGTCGCAATGGGGTGCTGAAAACATCTCTCTTGAACCACTGGGGGACGTCGCAAGCGAATTGGCAGCAGTCGACGAAATAGTTCGCTCATGTGCCAAGAATATATCACCATCAAGTCTATCCACTAGCTCTGACACGAGTTGTGTATCTTTTGAGGAAGATTCCAATGATGATCCATTGTGGACACCCGAAGCTACACCTTCTACCACGTCAACACCTGTTGTGTCGAAGAATCGTTATCGCAAACCTTACTCCCGTCCACCGTCAGATGATAGAAAGGTCCGCAAAAAAGAGCAGAATAAGAACGCAGCAACTCGTTACagacaaaagaaaaagcaagAAATAAAAGAGATCGTGGGGGAGGTACAGGAGCTGACTAATTACAATGAGAAACTGCAGGGCCAAGTTGGTGATCTTCAGCGGGAGATTCGTTGCCTCAAGGGGCTGATGAGGGACCTATTCAAAGCCAAGGGActtatgaaataa
- the LOC124296989 gene encoding activating transcription factor of chaperone isoform X1 produces MSTDQYQKIWVLKAEPSSPASPNSRASPIETSTPDIFNDWLSFDSIENLSNNGEEVMYEEEAEKADEKTSRAQVATKLLEQLEEFIKEEPSADWLEEKTDLPIFEELSPLDYGISQPILPSGTIKLQTQLQQQETTRTLLQEFESVLGDVEACYQAPVTALTPPQSPPAKFYNTTNSKILISLSPTFQTQGVSVVKPEDQFQEIPSLPSVAPLSQWGAENISLEPLGDVASELAAVDEIVRSCAKNISPSSLSTSSDTSCVSFEEDSNDDPLWTPEATPSTTSTPVVSKNRYRKPYSRPPSDDRKVRKKEQNKNAATRYRQKKKQEIKEIVGEVQELTNYNEKLQGQVGDLQREIRCLKGLMRDLFKAKGLMK; encoded by the exons ATGTCTACCGATCAATATCAGAAAATCTGGGTATTGAAGGCGGAGCCCTCATCACCGGCTTCACCCAATTCCCGTGCTTCGCCCATTGAAACTTCTACCCCTGACATTTTCAATGATTGGCTGAGCTTTGATAGCATTGAAAATCTCAGCAACAATGGGGAAGAGGTCATGTACGAGGAAGAGGCGGAAAAGGCGGATGAGAAAACATCACGAGCGCAAGTGGCTACTAAACTCTTAGAACAACTGGAAGAATTTATCAAAGAAG AACCCTCTGCTGACTGGCTTGAAGAGAAAACTGATCTACCAATATTCGAAGAACTATCACCTTTGGACTATGGGATCAGCCAGCCCATCCTACCATCAGGTACAATAAAGTTGCAAACGCAGTTGCAGCAACAAGAAACAACTCGGACCCTACTACAGGAATTTGAAAGTGTACTGGGTGATGTAGAGGCCTGTTACCAAGCTCCTGTCACGGCATTGACTCCACCACAGTCACCTCCTGCTAAATTCTACAACACAACAAATTCCAAAATACTGATATCTCTATCACCAACTTTTCAAACTCAGGGCGTTTCTGTGGTCAAACCCGAGGAccaatttcaagaaattccATCCTTACCCAGTGTCGCCCCATTGTCGCAATGGGGTGCTGAAAACATCTCTCTTGAACCACTGGGGGACGTCGCAAGCGAATTGGCAGCAGTCGACGAAATAGTTCGCTCATGTGCCAAGAATATATCACCATCAAGTCTATCCACTAGCTCTGACACGAGTTGTGTATCTTTTGAGGAAGATTCCAATGATGATCCATTGTGGACACCCGAAGCTACACCTTCTACCACGTCAACACCTGTTGTGTCGAAGAATCGTTATCGCAAACCTTACTCCCGTCCACCGTCAGATGATAGAAAGGTCCGCAAAAAAGAGCAGAATAAGAACGCAGCAACTCGTTACagacaaaagaaaaagcaagAAATAAAAGAGATCGTGGGGGAGGTACAGGAGCTGACTAATTACAATGAGAAACTGCAGGGCCAAGTTGGTGATCTTCAGCGGGAGATTCGTTGCCTCAAGGGGCTGATGAGGGACCTATTCAAAGCCAAGGGActtatgaaataa